TCCAGGAGGTCGAAGTCGACACTGTCCCGCAGCAGCCTCGGTACGGTCCCGGTTTTGAGGCGGCCTAGTTCCAATCCCAGATTGCGGAGAGTGACCGAAAGACCCTGGCAGGCGGCATCGCCGAAGCGGCCGCCAGAAAAATTCCGCAAGCCGACGTGAATTAGACCCTGAAGAAAGGTGCCCGTGGTCAGTAGGACGAACCGGGCCAGGATCGTCTCGCCCAGTAGGGTCGTGACCCCGCAGACCCGGCCGTTGTCGACCTGAATCCCTTCGACCGTGGCCTGACGGACCCAGAGATTTTGTCGGGAGAACAAGGATGAGGACACGGTCTTCTGGTAGGTGGCCCGGTCCATCTGGGCCCTGGTGGAGCGCACGGCCGGACCCTTGCTCGTGTTCAGCGTCCTAAACTGGATGCCTGAGGCGTCGGCCCAGATGCCCATGAACCCACCAAGGGCGTCGATCTCCCGGACCATGTGGCCCTTGGCCAGACCGCCGACGGCCGGATTGCAGGACAATTGGCCGATATGGTCGATGTTGCCGGTCAAGAGCAGGGTGGACAGACCCAGGCCGGAAGCGGCCATGGCCGCTTCGGAGCCGGCATGGCCGGCCCCGACCACGACCAGATCGAAGCATTCGGGCGGGGGCGGCTTGCGGGTCATGCCTTGTCGAAGAGCGCCCGGGCCATGACCTGGGCATCCTTGAGAGTCGAGCCGATCAGAGCGTATTCGTTGGGCTGATGGGCCATCTCCTGGAGAGTGGCCCAGGCCACGACGTCGTGGCCGGCCCGACGGAGAAAGGCGGCCACCGTGCCCCCTCCGACGCCGACGAACCGGGGATCGACCTCGTAGACCCGGGACACGGCCCGGAAGACCCGGCGGGCGATGTCGCTGTCAGCCGATGTGGCCGGAGACTCCTCCCGCTGGACGACCTCCACCTCCACGTTCACGCCGCGCTCGGCGGCCACCTCCTGGCCGAGGGCTTCGATTTCTTTCAGAAGTTGATCAACGCCTTCCCCGGGAAGGATTCGGCAGTCGACGTAAAAGACGTCCCGACCGGGCAGGGTGTTCACGTTGGGGACGTTGGCGTCCTTTCGAGTGGGGGTGATCGTGGTCCTGGGCGGGGAGAAGAGCGGGTCGCCAGGGCGTTTGGCCCGGGTTTGGTCCAGGGCTTCCAGGCGAAGGATCATGTCGGCCGCGGCCGTGAGGCTGTTGAGCCCCAATGCGGGGCGCGAGGCGTGGCATTGGCGGCCGAGGACGGTGATTTTGATCCAGAGCTGGCCCTTTTCGGCGATCTCGATACGGGATCCGTCCGGGCCGCCCACGTCCGGGACCAGGAAGAGATCTCCGGACCGGAAAAGGTCGGCCCGGTTTTCCATGACCCAACGCATGCCAAAGGCGCTTCCGGTCTCCTCGTCGGCGACGAAGAGCAGGCCGAGGTTCATGGGCGGAGTGGTTTTCGTGTCGGTCAAGGCCTTGAGCAGGAGCAGACTGGAGAGGATGCCCTGGTGGTTGTCCTCTGTGCCCCGGCCGATCATCCGGTCGCCATCGACAACGACTTCGAATGGTTCGGTCTCCCAGAGGGCTGTATCGCCCGGAGGGACCACGTCCGTGTGTCCGATGATCCAGAAGGTCCGATTTCGGTCGAAACCCGGCAGAATCGCGGCCACATTGGGACGATATCCACAGGGAACACGGTCGTCCGGAGCGTTCAGGACGGTGATCTCGACCCCGAGGATCTCCGACAGGCGGGAACGGAGAAAGTCGGCCTTTTCTTGTTCGCCCGTCCCCTCGTTGGTTGGGCCTACAGCCGGACGAGCGACCAGTTCGCGTTGCAGGGCGATGAGATCCTGGCGCAGGGCCTCTATGCGGGAAAGGACGGCCTCGGGCATGATTCCTCCGGGTATGGGATTGGAAACGAAAACGGCAGGGTCACCCCTGCCGAACATCGTGTCTCGCGGACCCCAAGGGGGACGCTATGGACTACCGGCCTCGGGCAGCGCGCTTGGAGGCCTTCAGCGGGTTGACCTTGACCTTTCCAGCCTTGTCGATGCTGGCCTTGACGTGGGTGGCAAAGTTGCATGCCCCGCCGGACCATTTGGCCTCGGGCTGGGCGTAGCTGGTGCAAAACTGCTGCCCCTCGAATTCCCGGATCCGGTCACAGCCGTTGCATTTCTCGACGATGGGCTGCAGGATGAATCCCTTGAACTGGAGCCCTTCGGGGGACATGACGGCTCCCTGAAAATAGTTTTGATCGGACATGATTTTTTTCCTCCTTGCTCGAAAGAGCCTGAATCCTGAAACGCCCGCCTGGGGCGCGGGGGATGTATGTTACGGCAAACCGTCTCTCCTATGGATTTGACCGCGATGTTGTCAAGCCTGAAATCCGAGCCAGCGCTTCGCGCTTTTCTTTCGGAGTCTGTCGGGAGCGTCGTCTGAGATGGCCCCGTCCTGTCTGCTCGTCCACGGATATGGCGGGCTACCCTTCGAGATGGAGCCTCTGGCCGAGGCCCTGGAGGGGGCGGGAGTCCGTTGTTCGGTCCCTCTCCTTCCAGGCCACGGCCTCGGACCAGAGGAATTCCGCAGCACTGGATTTTCCGACTGGTGCAGGGCTGTGGAAGAAGCCTGGACCGAGTTGGCCTCGGCGGGTGGCCCGGTTTTCGTGGCCGGCCTGTCCATGGGTGGGAGCATCGGACTTTGGCTGGCCCAGCGCCACGTTTTGGCCGGCCTGGTCACGGTGTCGGCCCCGGTCTTCATTCATCGCTATTTTCCCTGGCATCTTCCGGATTGGAGAATCCCTTTCCTGGGGGTCGCCAAGCATTTCGTGCCCACGGTCCCGGCCCCGTTGGCCGTTCCGGAGTCACGGGCCATCGCCCCATGGCGGGGGTACGAGGGCTTTCACGCCCTGGGCCCCCTTCATTCCCTGATCCAAGGCCTTCGAAGGGTACGGGCCGGCCTTTCCCTTGTGCAGGCCCCGCTTCTTTGCATTCATGCTCCGGAGGATAGAACCTGTCTTGTGGATAACGCCTGGGAGATCGTCCGCGACGTGAATTCCCCCGAGCGTCGGATGGAACTTCTGTCCGTTCGGGAGCGGGTGACCAGCGCCCATGTTCTGACCACCCATCGGGAGACCCGGGACCGAGTGGCCACCCGGGTCCGCGATTTTATTCTCGAGCGGTCTGGCGGGACCGATCCAGCAGGTCCAGAAACCGGGGCAGAACCATGTCCGGGGTGAGCTCGTTCAGGCAGGCCAGGTCCCCCCGGGCGCAGAGGTCGGAGTCGCAGGGCTGGCAGGACATGTTCAGGGCCACGTGGACGTGGTCGGGAGACGGATAGCTCCAATCCTTGTCCGTGGACCCCCGGACAATGAGGGTGGGGACGCCCAAGGCCGTGGCGAAGTGGGAAGGGGCCGAGCAATTGCCCAGATGGAGAGCGGCTTGGCCCATGATGGCGGCCATCTGACGAAGGTCGAGAAGATCTTCGGCCACAATGGTCCGTTCGGAGCGGTTCAAGGCCTTGGCGGCCGTTTCGGCGTCGTCCCATTCGCCGGGACCGTACAGGAAGAGAAAGACGAGGTCAGGCCTGGCTTCCAGAGCCAGGGCGGCTAGACGGCCGAAATGGGCCGGGGGCCATTTCCTGGTTGGGCTGCGGTGGCTGGGATCCACGGTGACCAGACGATCGTCGGGTCCGAGGCCGTGTCGCCGAAGAAAGGCCCTGGCCCAGTCCTTTTCATCCTCGGTCGGGAACAGGGCCGGAGGCTCACCCTTCCACTCAATGCCCAGGGGGGCCAGGACGCTGGCCTTGCACTGGCCGGCCCAGCGATCGATCTGGTCGGTCCAATGCGTGTAGAGCCAACGGTTGTACCAGGGCGGGGTGTAGGTCAGACGGACGGCCTTGCGGCACATGGCCACGATGAAACGGATTCTCGGCAATTGCTGAAAGTCGAC
This window of the Deltaproteobacteria bacterium genome carries:
- a CDS encoding alpha/beta fold hydrolase, whose product is MAPSCLLVHGYGGLPFEMEPLAEALEGAGVRCSVPLLPGHGLGPEEFRSTGFSDWCRAVEEAWTELASAGGPVFVAGLSMGGSIGLWLAQRHVLAGLVTVSAPVFIHRYFPWHLPDWRIPFLGVAKHFVPTVPAPLAVPESRAIAPWRGYEGFHALGPLHSLIQGLRRVRAGLSLVQAPLLCIHAPEDRTCLVDNAWEIVRDVNSPERRMELLSVRERVTSAHVLTTHRETRDRVATRVRDFILERSGGTDPAGPETGAEPCPG
- a CDS encoding glycosyltransferase family 9 protein, translated to MTTQAPLADLDPKSILVCQLRQIGDVVLLTPSLTLLRRKWPRASIHVLTEAKCAPVLQHNPCVDHVWILDKKTQSSPIRSFAFYARVARTRYDLVVDFQQLPRIRFIVAMCRKAVRLTYTPPWYNRWLYTHWTDQIDRWAGQCKASVLAPLGIEWKGEPPALFPTEDEKDWARAFLRRHGLGPDDRLVTVDPSHRSPTRKWPPAHFGRLAALALEARPDLVFLFLYGPGEWDDAETAAKALNRSERTIVAEDLLDLRQMAAIMGQAALHLGNCSAPSHFATALGVPTLIVRGSTDKDWSYPSPDHVHVALNMSCQPCDSDLCARGDLACLNELTPDMVLPRFLDLLDRSRQTARE
- a CDS encoding tRNA uridine-5-carboxymethylaminomethyl(34) synthesis enzyme MnmG, yielding MTRKPPPPECFDLVVVGAGHAGSEAAMAASGLGLSTLLLTGNIDHIGQLSCNPAVGGLAKGHMVREIDALGGFMGIWADASGIQFRTLNTSKGPAVRSTRAQMDRATYQKTVSSSLFSRQNLWVRQATVEGIQVDNGRVCGVTTLLGETILARFVLLTTGTFLQGLIHVGLRNFSGGRFGDAACQGLSVTLRNLGLELGRLKTGTVPRLLRDSVDFDLLEPQPGDDPPPRFSFHGPGPCLPQVPCFVTWTNEATHETIRAGFDRSPLFQGVITGIGARYCPSIEDKVARFP
- a CDS encoding M20 family metallo-hydrolase codes for the protein MPEAVLSRIEALRQDLIALQRELVARPAVGPTNEGTGEQEKADFLRSRLSEILGVEITVLNAPDDRVPCGYRPNVAAILPGFDRNRTFWIIGHTDVVPPGDTALWETEPFEVVVDGDRMIGRGTEDNHQGILSSLLLLKALTDTKTTPPMNLGLLFVADEETGSAFGMRWVMENRADLFRSGDLFLVPDVGGPDGSRIEIAEKGQLWIKITVLGRQCHASRPALGLNSLTAAADMILRLEALDQTRAKRPGDPLFSPPRTTITPTRKDANVPNVNTLPGRDVFYVDCRILPGEGVDQLLKEIEALGQEVAAERGVNVEVEVVQREESPATSADSDIARRVFRAVSRVYEVDPRFVGVGGGTVAAFLRRAGHDVVAWATLQEMAHQPNEYALIGSTLKDAQVMARALFDKA